The proteins below come from a single Benincasa hispida cultivar B227 chromosome 4, ASM972705v1, whole genome shotgun sequence genomic window:
- the LOC120075773 gene encoding multifunctional methyltransferase subunit TRM112 homolog A-like: protein MRLLTHNMLSSNIKGIINGFPLRIEVEKVVEKPVDFNPDFLKNMFSKIEWKPLVDASRTMGYAELPEEAEASMLDSHDFLQRFHHALLELHLEEGALICPETGRRFPVNKGIPNLLLHEDEV, encoded by the coding sequence ATGAGGCTACTGACTCATAACATGCTCTCATCTAACATCAAGGGCATCATCAATGGCTTTCCGCTTCGAATCGAGGTCGAGAAAGTCGTTGAGAAGCCAGTCGACTTCAATCCAGACTTcctcaagaacatgttctccaAGATCGAATGGAAGCCCCTTGTCGATGCTTCTCGGACTATGGGCTATGCCGAGCTTCCCGAGGAGGCTGAGGCATCAATGCTAGACTCCCATGACTTTCTGCAACGATTCCACCATGCGCTTCTGGAGTTGCATCTCGAGGAAGGCGCTCTTATTTGCCCGGAGACTGGTCGTCGATTCCCTGTCAATAAAGGTATTCCCAATTTGCTTCTTCACGAAGATGAGGTCTGA